The genomic DNA GTGTCAAACactcattcttctctctctctccctgtctcctcgtGTTGACCTACCGGCTCGTTGCCAGGCGCCTGTTGGAGCAGCAGCTTGGACACATATCCCAGCGTGAGGGTGATGACGGAGGCCGCCAGGACCACGGAGGTCAGGTTGTCGTTCATTGTCCCGACAGTGTCCTCGAGCAGCTTACTGCTCAAGTGGTACAAGTGCATCGCCATGTTCACTCCTCCTCGGAATCAGAAAGCCCACCGCGGTGCAGAAGTAActcacacttcctctcctccgacGGGCCGACCGACTCTCCCCTCCGTCTGCTGTTCCTGTGTTCGCCCCAACATCTCTACCTGTCAGCGCTGGTCCTGCCCCCGCCTGACCGACGGGCACGTCCCATTGGCTGTGGGCGGCGTGTCCGTCAAGCGAGGGccactgtgattggctggcgcCACCTGAACCGATGTCTTGCTATATGATGTCACGCCCGCCCGGCAGGACGCGACCATCGATTTGTAAGGAAGACATTTAGCGTCAAGTTGCGTTGGCGCGGTTTTAAAGTGAAACGTTGGATAAAAGTTCTAGTCAGCCTCCACTTCGACGAACACGGTCGAACCAGCCCccgtgttgttgctgttgacgTGTATATAATTGGTTCATGGGGCTTTAATTTGGAAATTCTACATCAGTGTTCCTTTTGATATCAATGTAAATGTGACTTATAAACGATATTGTTGTAATAAGAAATTTAAGggactttcatttttaaagttatttttaagaATACCATGATATTGTCTGAGAGATGGTCTACAGTCAATCTGAAGTGGACCTTTCCTACTATGATATGATgtgaaagaaagtaaaatgttcatcttcatctaAACAAAAGCACAGTGGAGTTAAAAATCTAGATATGTTGTAAGGCTGTCAAAGAATATTTCCACAtggaaaaaatatgtaaaaaaaatattatttatggaCTATGTGAACATAGTTACATACAATATTGTtccatgcatttttttaaaaattcaaacgAAGTATAATGGATACATTTCATAAATATCCTTAAAAGCCAATACAACATAACAATAATGTTCTTGATGTTATAAACTATACAATAATACTatactgggtttttttaaccagtGGCCCTCCTACTTGATTATTAATATGTTGTTTCTATAATATTTCATTAAGCACTCATTCATAGTGCCATTACAAAGTACTCAGTTGTATGCATGATTGCATCCTCCAAAATAATTTCCTAATAATCTAATGATATATTTATAGCTAAAATAACAATACAAGTCCATCCATAAATCAAGtcagtttattaaaaacattaaataatcaacatatttacatttgcaaTGAAAATATATGACCTGTCAAAATACACAATGTGAAGTGAAAGATACTGGTGAGTGAAAACGGAGGTGCTGAGAGTTAATACTGTCGATGAAAGTCGGTGAGAAAGAATCTGCACTGGGATCCTTGGCAGCTCTTGTGTCTGcaacagttttcagccatagGCATATTTGTCTGTTACAACTTTATCATTCGGAGTCATCTGTCCACTCAGCTTCATTAAAAGCTTCACAATAAGGCCAGCctgtggagaaataaaaaaacatcacagccACAACATTTTCATACTTTAAATTGTTTGATAATTTTTTCGAGCACTTGCCTGTTTTGTGTGCACAATGAAGTTCATTTTGTTGTCGCCACTGTGTATCTGGAAGTACTGGTCCGCGTGTCCGAGCTGCCACATGAACGTGCCATACTCCAAACTGATGAGAAGGGCCTATCGCATCATATAAATCGGGCACCACATATTAAATTATTGCAATCATGGACTATAAACAATATTTCAGATATTCCATCCGAAATAAAGCTTAGTAGAAGAACAGTTCAACACAATTTTCAGCTTCATAGCCTCCTTCAGACgcattgggcctcatgcaagaataTTTTcgtattcttatcctaaatttaTATTTGTTCGTACGGTTGAATAGAAATGTCATGAGCCAATTTCAGAGAATTTTAGTTTAATAATCTCCTAAATCACTTGTGCACCTGACTTAAGTACAAATCCGTTCATATGAACGGTTTTTGCATGAGGCCTTATATCTAAGGTcttaacaaatttaaaaaataaataacaatattgtgaaataaattCATAGTAAATAGGAAAACTTAGCATTCAGCTGAAGTTCAATGCAGGACATGATACCTTGGTCTCCATATTCATGAGGTGCAGCCCCTTTGTGTTGACCCCGACGTAGACGCGGATGACTTTGTGGTTGCTGGCACTGGCCTTGGTGTAGACCTGGCCCGTAAAGAAAGCTGCTCCGTAGGTCGGGACCTCCCAGCAGTTCTGCAGGAAGAGTCGTTGCAGGTGGTGCATCTCTTTGCTCACCCCCTCGCTGGTGCTCAGGGCCTGTCGGAGCAGGAGGGCAAAAAGGCTTTGAGTCAACTCAGGGCACTGTTGGGTGTGAAGAatttttacaatgaaaaaaattgagCATACTTTGTATTCATGAAGAATCCTGTTGGTCCAGTGGTACGCTTTGCTTTTCACTTTTGATATGGGCACAATAGATTTCAGGTTTTCCtcactgttgaaaataaaacacaaagaaatgcagCTTTATTTTACTGAAGCCTGACGTAccaaagacaaaacagtttgttttatcATATAATAGGGTCATCACTTTATGTATTTAAGCATAAACATAATTTGAAGGGAGTATTTTACTTGAGGAAGCCTTGCTTGTGCTTTTTGCTCTCATAGTTGCCGTATATGAtctgcaggaggaggctggCCAGAGTGATGAGCTTGGTGTCCGGAGCGGGAAAGAAGCCCTTCAGGAGGCAGTGACGTGCCTCGTCGAAAAGGATGAGGATGGCCAGCGGATCCTCCACCTGGAACCAAAAAGAGCGAGGACTTTTACACCCAACATATACATAACATTCTGAAATGAGTAGCCTGTTGTAAAAGCGTGAGCTACCTTTTTCTCGATTTCCAGAGGCAGCCGGACGTCCCTGCGGAGAAAGAGCTGAGGTGACTCCCTCTGAGGATCCAGCACCGTCAGGTCAGTCACAATTTCCGTCCAGATCCGCAGGTGCTGCAGGGGCTTATGGTACGGCTTCAGCTGGAGGTCTGACACCgagtacacacagtacacaaatACCAACATTATCCTCTTACAGCACTCTGTTGTGGTCGGTTTCACAGCCAGTGGACGAACATGACGACTCACGGAGGTTCTCGGAGCAAATCCAGATGGTGAAGTACTGCTGGGTGTCCTGAGAGAGACGCATGCCCTCCATGATCTGCTGTACTGTGGTGTTGTTGCCATGCTTTAACTCCACAGAGCGATAGGAGCCATCCATGCGGTAGATGCGCACCTTCTCATactgtggaaaacacacacacatataaacatcataaacaaaaataagtgAAGAAGCTTAGTCCAATCTgggaaaaagtcaaacagaaGCTATTAAGAAGTATGTAAACGATTAGCTGGATATGGCTGATGAATGAACACGCTGCCATCCCactttgttgccatggttacaatACAAACAGAGTGAATCGGTGTCTGATGTGCCACTCACAGGTCTGCTGCTGGCCTGCTGCAGAAGCTTCATCGTCTCCTCCCATTCGTTCTGCTTGTTCTCCTCGCACACTTGCAGCGGCGACCTCTTCTGCTCGTCTTCTATGTGCTGTTGGGGATTTTCAAATTAACAATTACATTAACCAATATCACACAGTCCAGAATAATAAGCATCTAATATTCAATACATAAGGCTTCAAGCAAATTATTGACTGACACTGTGTCAATACTGGCAGGAGGCCCCTTCCTTATATTTCGATATGTTTATTCTTTGCATGGGATATTTAGTTTGAACTAGATCAAATAACTTTCAAAGTGGTGGAGGTAAACAGTAACAGTTACCTGGTTTTGTTGTGTTAACCAGTTTCTACAGTGGATGTTAATGttgcatttaaataaatacatatttcctgATGGAAACAGCAGTGCACGTCGCTGCAGTATTGACACTGTTACCATGtcaaaattataaaaaacatttgataatcGTCCACTGCAGCTTCTGCGGAACACCAGCATCATATTTCATACCCGGTCGATCTCGGAGTGCTGCAGCAAGAGCTGCACGATCTCTGCGTGGCCTCCTCTGGCAGCGAAGTGCAGCGGCGAGCTGAGCTGGCCGTTCAGCAGGTTCGGGTTACAGTTTcctttctccagcagcagcttggtAGCCTCGACTTTACCGTGCCTGaagggaagcaaaaaaaaaccgaCTCATCATTCATGAGACGAACGGATACGTTCCATACCGCAGACTTTTCTCATAAAAAAGCAGGTCAGACTCACCAGCAGGCGTAGTGAATAGGGGCCCAGTGGTCACTGTCCAGCTGCTTGACTGAGAAACCGCTG from Scophthalmus maximus strain ysfricsl-2021 chromosome 22, ASM2237912v1, whole genome shotgun sequence includes the following:
- the krit1 gene encoding krev interaction trapped protein 1, whose amino-acid sequence is MGNEDRLEDVFVAVIRPKSQVSLSSKEYRAKAYEILLIEVPLEGKEKKRKKILLATKIQAGGDKSKSILDYVDETIRPISNNQGFIGKRVVHMKKFPLDGDNEGKEASLFVVPVSVKDNSKPVYSAGSPSFYCFQDIMRVCSETSAHFCSITSKMLLALDKWLAEQHTVPHAIPALFRPAPVDRVKTNVSNPAYGSEGGKLCDEGLHMGYTALEIKSKMMSLEKADMCILNPLYGSDLQYTNRVDKVIINPYFGLGAPDYSKIQIPKREKWQHGPNCVTEDKERQWVDDFPLHRSACEGDTELLSKLLDSGFSVKQLDSDHWAPIHYACWHGKVEATKLLLEKGNCNPNLLNGQLSSPLHFAARGGHAEIVQLLLQHSEIDRHIEDEQKRSPLQVCEENKQNEWEETMKLLQQASSRPYEKVRIYRMDGSYRSVELKHGNNTTVQQIMEGMRLSQDTQQYFTIWICSENLHLQLKPYHKPLQHLRIWTEIVTDLTVLDPQRESPQLFLRRDVRLPLEIEKKVEDPLAILILFDEARHCLLKGFFPAPDTKLITLASLLLQIIYGNYESKKHKQGFLNEENLKSIVPISKVKSKAYHWTNRILHEYKALSTSEGVSKEMHHLQRLFLQNCWEVPTYGAAFFTGQVYTKASASNHKVIRVYVGVNTKGLHLMNMETKALLISLEYGTFMWQLGHADQYFQIHSGDNKMNFIVHTKQAGLIVKLLMKLSGQMTPNDKVVTDKYAYG